Below is a genomic region from Chloracidobacterium sp..
GCGTCCTAACGGACGGCTTACGGCTAGCACCAAGTCGTCGCCGGGACGCAAATCCGCCAACGCCGTGAGAAAATCCTCCGCTGTACGGACAGGACGGCGGTTGACAGCTGTGATGAGCATGCCCTCTTGCAAACCGCTCTCGGCCGCAAGGCTGACCGGGCTGACTTCTGTAATGAGCGCCCCGGCTTGCCCGCTGTAGAGGTCCTTTACGCCGAACTGCATCAGCTTCAGCGGCGAAGCGTCGGCGACATTCAAACCCAGTCGGCGGAGCATGGTTTCCGGTTCGTCGGGCGGTGCGTCGCTAGACGGGCCGCCGCGCCGCTCAAAGCGCGGGCGTGTTGTCCGCACTGGCGGCGAGAGGCGTTCTTCGGTGCGCAGGGTCACGACAGCTGGTTTCCCGTTGCGGAAGTAGCGCACTTCAACAGTAGTGTCGCCGGGCGTCGCCGCCAGCTCGCGGATCAGGTCGCGATCACTGCCGATCCGCCGACCGGCGTATTCGACCACGACATCGCCGCTGCGCAAGCCAGCGGTATAAGCTGCCCCGCCTTCCTCAACGTGCTGAATGAGCGCGCCTTGGTCATCCGGCAGACCATAAACCCGTGCATACTGTGGCGTCACGCGATCAATGTAGACGCCCAGCAGACTGCGCGAGACCTGGCCGCGTTCGATAAGTTGCCGGGTCACGTCGCGGACGGTGGACGAAGGCAAAGCGAATCCGATGCCGCTGTAGCCACCGTCCCGTGAGGCGATTTGCGTATTGACGCCGATGACCTCACCAGCCAAGTTGAGCAGCGGGCCGCCGGAATTCCCAAAGTTGATGGCGGCGTCGGTTTGCAGAAACTGCTGCAGCGTGTTGCGCCGGTCGGTCACGCGATCCTTGGCGCTAATGATGCCAGTCGTCACGGTTTGATCCAATCCGAACGGACTCCCAATCGCCACTACCCATTCCCCAACCCGTAGGGCGTCGGAGTCGCCGAAGGTAAGCGGCTGAATATCGGCGCGTCCAATGAGCTTGAGCACCGCCAGATCGGTTTCAGGGTCGCCGGCGACAAACCGCGCTGGAAGTTGCCTGCCGTCCGCTAACCGAACCGTTAGTCGGGCGGCGTTCTGGACGACATGCAGATTGGTGACAATATGCCCCTCGCGGTCAATGATAAACCCAGAACCGGTTGCGCCGCCCAGGCCGCGCGCCAAGCTCGGACCCGCCGCACGAATGTTGACGACTGCTGGGCGAGCCATCTGCGCCACCCGACTGAAAGCCAAGCTTAGCGCATCAGCGGTTGGTGCAGGCGCAGCTTGAGAAACCGTCCGCCCGTGCCGTCCCACCAGGACGCCCGCGCCAAGGGCGCACATCAGCGCCAAACCAAGCATGGCCGGTCGGAGATACCGTGGTTTGGCCGTCATCGCCGGACCTCCTTCAAACGCCGCACCCGGAGCCGCCGTTTCTTACCCGCTCAGCATGACGGCCGACGGGTGACTGAAAGCCCACAACTCTAGGAACCCTCCGAGAACGCCCCTAGCTGCACCAACGACAGACGAGCCACCATTTGGCGGTCACATCACTGCCGGGTCAAAGAGATCATCGCCGGTGGTCTCGTGGTAAGCGGCTTCGCCATGCGCGTGTCGGTCAATACCTTCGCGCTCTTGGGTTGGAGAAAGCCGCAGCGGGATCACCAACCCCACAAGCTTTAGCAGAACGAACGTCATCACGAGCGTGTAAGCCAACGTCGCTGCGACGGCCATTGCCTGCGTGAGCAAGAGTTTTGGATTGCCGGCAAGCAAGCCGTTTGCGCCCGCTTCATTGAGCGACTGTTGGGCGAACACGCCGGTCAGCAGTGCGCCGCACATACCGCCGACGCCGTGACAGGCGAAGACATCTAGTGTGTCATCCAAGCTCAAGCGGCTGCGCCACTGAATCGCAGCATAGCACGCGGCTGCGGTTAGTCCGCCAATCGCCATAGCGGCTAGCGGTGAGACAAAACCGGCCGCCGGCGTCACACCAACCAACCCCACCACCACCGCCGTTGCCGCGCCTACGGCAGTGGCCTTGCCAGTGCGAAATGTCTCAATCCCCAACCACACTAAAACCGCCGCCGCCGCGCCAGCGTGGGTGGTGACAAGAGCAAGACCGGCTAGACCACCCGCCGTCAACGCCGAACCGGCATTGAACCCAAACCATCCGAACCACAGCAGCCCGGCACCCAAAAGCACGAACGGTACATTGTGCGG
It encodes:
- a CDS encoding trypsin-like peptidase domain-containing protein, producing MTAKPRYLRPAMLGLALMCALGAGVLVGRHGRTVSQAAPAPTADALSLAFSRVAQMARPAVVNIRAAGPSLARGLGGATGSGFIIDREGHIVTNLHVVQNAARLTVRLADGRQLPARFVAGDPETDLAVLKLIGRADIQPLTFGDSDALRVGEWVVAIGSPFGLDQTVTTGIISAKDRVTDRRNTLQQFLQTDAAINFGNSGGPLLNLAGEVIGVNTQIASRDGGYSGIGFALPSSTVRDVTRQLIERGQVSRSLLGVYIDRVTPQYARVYGLPDDQGALIQHVEEGGAAYTAGLRSGDVVVEYAGRRIGSDRDLIRELAATPGDTTVEVRYFRNGKPAVVTLRTEERLSPPVRTTRPRFERRGGPSSDAPPDEPETMLRRLGLNVADASPLKLMQFGVKDLYSGQAGALITEVSPVSLAAESGLQEGMLITAVNRRPVRTAEDFLTALADLRPGDDLVLAVSRPLGRTPQGERRAVTNFFSFTLP
- a CDS encoding ammonium transporter, encoding MNDTGVSSGDTAWLLVSAALVFLMTPGLAFFYGGLVSRRHVLNTLMMTFGALCVATLMWVLIGYSLAFSPGGAILGGTAWAGFQGVGGAPQTDYAGTVPHLAFAAFQGMFAAITPALIAGAVVGRMDFRAYLLFVAVWCIGVYAPVAHWVWGLGGWIRSAGALDFAGGTVVHITAGAAALVAAALVGARTDVKRAPLRPHNVPFVLLGAGLLWFGWFGFNAGSALTAGGLAGLALVTTHAGAAAAVLVWLGIETFRTGKATAVGAATAVVVGLVGVTPAAGFVSPLAAMAIGGLTAAACYAAIQWRSRLSLDDTLDVFACHGVGGMCGALLTGVFAQQSLNEAGANGLLAGNPKLLLTQAMAVAATLAYTLVMTFVLLKLVGLVIPLRLSPTQEREGIDRHAHGEAAYHETTGDDLFDPAVM